A portion of the Malassezia japonica chromosome 3, complete sequence genome contains these proteins:
- a CDS encoding oxalate--CoA ligase (EggNog:ENOG503P4Z5; COG:S) → MLARLLAHCVEQIALDGEQGSDVERVFQFVAECLARANVGAVLDAPYRAYVWDALLAHPHVSLGVEEAAHAKSAKRTSVLGKSSEVPVPRRVDNAPLAEAQAKYRDALRVLVDAPIVRAKLTGARDASFLSAAAYHVLQHVSRARAAGLTVVALGAATHYDQKTVYYLVKALLERDLVAKFSAPEMGHVSNYIVCKAYLADNPQWRAQQDALGADSDGVGEPTYVDVDRLAIEKHESDDDDEPMSDMAVAGDTAHEHEMLAYPLLSDEQSRVWLHSRQDLLRVRLYKMLLRSRAHMTPRRMLALRLGLRPVQGSKRALIAFLNRYIAAGYVERVRVQMSGASPLYLRATPHGLATAFGEQDAAGDAAQHGLDAWRIEREATIEQQLIAYIYAAGNKGCTLHDLAEHFHASTDMKRIIEQILARTTAPPYTPYTICAPFEQEGRERRVRYYAFAGFQARCKSDGVDLATGLGLAPGSHVPIAPATVPPRLPGEALFADKAAYRAALDGMQRRELGFFRDVEGPVALHKRKFGNVDPATGQAKRGRPRKVPKAEPDEAPPPPPAVAPAPAPALPEVVPSAAPSAWSQLQPAAPRADARRTNLSTFHRSALLLDVVERAGGAVDELDVPRMLKEQGTTSTDLSDRTTRSKVIKEAVQRGLLRTTKVQREVGDVHRQRTILYVPTLSDSALQQHVRDVVEGHTARGTIKHADVSAADAGLAAVPSSLPWASERSADELLDDPSTREAFARLSHVLRPFYGFFHGAAVRLRLFHGAALAAHADPLLLDYFWTACPLWTYVALVPVKLRTRTVVKAVLGAQSRTMPVRELPEPVAQRLGLRRIKAHATRFQSYAEQLVALGCAARDRDAYRLTNPTLGDTTYDVHTPDGFDAYWRALHETYAREDGPEAPLGILHARHAWQDSFVLRRPQKLFLRRFVQHAPDDALIDRLAHACLAPRDAVAAYFAAPRAARPADVLSHKVALRRAQRESEFDAMLAAEQAEHAVPEERREAVAHLIAQHKRRYLHGREALAPAELQARLRTTFSARPPRRVRRTVPRTRSAMAWTPERQELLRDAYIVLRERHHHAGGVPDYSALLQLTPGGQESAWTTWRVRLKQLMHSRTEQVSLRLLERAWAPLVAAARASGALDDPHFPHMTSLDLGAHVAYLRAHLDKGAVLAAHADAAKHVTLPLRLGDEAALWVPLVPRTSLALPSENMPMVHRLQAQRVRPLSWATFSSTEHAPDGGGCARAAVRMLVHADAGAVQHLAATLGEQAVDAAIAQLVAERVVRVAGERNGRVQLVFTEECMRALQEPYLLATMRDAQHAARRLFEAGRATAHPAATDGETAAWISLMDAGAVRATLDMAPLHELRKRTQLNARTLDDVETECAVHLAAAGEMRVHAEVSPVPWPAPCGSFACADDPRGVPVARLAPDELAAADGALAAGAAYAVGYDAPRIVAAAHLSAWTLPGADGRFLPCAWRDMDGALRHDVWAQRVQLVQSWVTSRPGLSLAHLALQLRPAVDRLELLELVRGLQHAGVVRVRAPHPLGLAPDEATALDVGACAWFAVV, encoded by the exons ATGCTGGCGCGGCTGCTCGCGCACTGCGTCGAGCAGATCGCCCTGGACGGCGAGCAGG GTTCGGATGTAGAGCGCGTGTTCCAGTTTGTAGCCGagtgcctcgcgcgcgcgaatgtcggcgcggtcctcgacgcgccgtacCGTGCCTATGTTTgggacgcgctcctcgcgcatcCCCacgtctcgctcggcgtcgaggaggcggcgcacgccaaGAGCGCGAAGCGCACATCGGTGCTAGGAAAGTCGAGCGaggtgccggtgccgcgcagAGTGGAcaatgcgccgctcgcagaggcgcaggccaagtaccgcgacgcgctccgcgtcctGGTCGACGCACCGATCGTGCGTGCAAAGCtcaccggcgcgcgcgacgcgtcgttcctgtccgccgccgcgtacCACGTCCTGCAGCACGtcagccgcgcgcgcgcggcgggcctcacggtcgtcgccctcggcgcggcgacgcactATGACCAAAAGACGGTCTACTACCTCgtcaaggcgctgctcgagcgcgatcTTGT CGCCAAGTTTTCTGCGCCGGAAATGGGGCACGTCTCCAACTACATCGTGTGCAAGGCCTATCTGGCCGACAATCCCCAAtggcgcgcgcagcaggacgCACTCGGAGCGGACAGCGACGGGGTGGGCGAGCCGACGtacgtcgacgtcgaccgcctcgcgatCGAGAAACACGAaagcgacgacgacgacgagccgatGTCGGATATGGCCGTCGCTGGCGACACGGCCCACGAGCACGAGATGCTCGCGTACCCGCTGCTCTCCGACGAGCAGAGCCGCGTGTGGCTGCACTCGCGACAGGACCTCCTTCGCGTACGCCTGTACAAAatgctgctgcgctcgcgcgcccacatgacgccgcggcgcatgctcgCCCTGCGCCTGGGGCTGCGGCCCGTGCAAGGCAGCAAGCGCGCCTTGATCGCCTTTCTCAACCGGTACATTGCCGCGGGctacgtcgagcgcgtgcgcgtgcaaatgagcggcgcctcgccgctgtACCTGCGCGCCACGCCACACGGCCTCGCGACCGCGTTTGGGGagcaggacgcggcgggggacgcggcgcagcacggccttGATGCgtggcgcatcgagcgcgaaGCGACCATTGAGCAGCAGCTCATCGCATACATATACGCGGCCGGCAACAAGGGGTGCAcgctgcacgacctcgccgagcattTTCACGCCTCGACCGACATGAAGCGCATCATTGAACAGATCCTCGCGCGGACGACCGCACCGCCGTACACGCCCTATACCATCTGCGCGCCTTTTGAGCAGGAAggacgcgagcggcgtgtgcgGTACTATGCATTTGCGGGGTTCCAGGCACGGTGCAAGAGCGACGGCGTGGACCTCGCGAcgggcctcggcctcgcccCCGGCTCGCACGTCCCGATCGCACCGGCGACCGTACCGCCCCGCCTGCctggcgaggcgctgttTGCCGACAAGGCCGCGTACCGTGCGGCACTCGACGGgatgcagcgccgcgagcttgGGTTTTtccgcgacgtcgaggggccggtcgcgctgcacaagCGCAAGTTTGGCAACGTCGATCCGGCTACCGGCCAGGCCAAGCGTGGCCGGCCACGCAAGGtgcccaaggccgagcccgacgaggcgccgccgccgccgccggcggtggcgcctgcgcctgcgcctgcgctgccCGAAGTGGTGCCTagtgcggcgccgagcgcatggtcgcagctgcagccggccgcgccgcgtgccgatgcgcggcgtacgAACCTGAGCACGTTCCACCGcagtgcgctgctgctcgatgTCGTCGAGCGGGCCGGAGGtgcggtcgacgagctcgatgTGCCGCGGATGCTGAAAGAACAAGgcacgacgtcgaccgACCTGTCCGaccgcacgacgcggtccAAGGTCATCAAGGAAGCCGTCCAGCGTGGGCTCCTGCGCACGACCAAGGTCCAGCGCGAagtcggcgacgtgcaccgCCAGCGCACGATCCTCTACGTGCCGACGTTGAGCGAcagtgcgctgcagcagcatGTGCGCGACGTTGTGGAAGGgcacacggcgcgcggcacgatcAAGCATGCCGACGTGTctgccgccgacgccggcctcgcTGCCGTGCCGTCGTCTCTGCCGTGGGCGTCGGAGCGCAGCGCTGatgagctcctcgacgacccgtcgacgcgcgaggCATTTGCGCGCCTCTCGCACGTCCTGCGCCCCTTTTACGGCTTCTTTCACGgagcggccgtgcgcctgcgcctctttcacggcgcggcgctcgcggcgcacgcggacCCGCTGCTGCTGGACTATTTTTGGACCGCGTGCCCCCTCTggacgtacgtcgcgctggTTCCGGTCAAGCTGCGCACACGCACGGTGGTCaaggcggtgctcggcgcacaGAGCCGCACGATGCctgtgcgcgagctgcccgagccggtcgcgcagcgcctcggcctgcgccgcatcaaGGCGCACGCCACGCGCTTCCAAAGCtatgccgagcagctcgtcgcgctcggctgcgcggcgcgcgaccgcgacgcgtacCGCCTGACGAACCCGACGCTAGGCGATACGACGTACGACGTGCACACGCCCGACGGCTTTGACGCGTactggcgcgcgctccacgaGACCTATGCGCGGGAAGACGGtcccgaggcgccgctcgggatcctgcacgcgcgccacgcgtgGCAGGACTCGTTtgtgctgcggcggccgcagaAGCTGTTTCTGCGCCGCTTTGTGCAGCATGCGCCtgacgacgcgctgatCGACCGCCTGGCGCATGCGTGCCTTGCgccccgcgacgcggtcgccgcgtactttgctgcgccgcgcgccgcgcgccccgcCGACGTCCTCTCGCACAAGGTCGCgctccggcgcgcgcagcgcgagagCGAGTTTGACGcgatgctcgccgcggagcaggccgagcacgcggtgcccgaggagcgccgcgaggccgtTGCGCACCTCATTGCGCAGCACAAGCGACGGTACCTGCacgggcgcgaggcgctcgcgcctgccgagctgcaggcgcggctgcgcacgaccttttcggcgcgcccgccgaggcgtgtgcggcgcacggtgccgcgcacgcgcagcgccatggcgtggacgcccgagcgccaggagctgctgcgcgacgcgtacattgtcctgcgcgagcggcaccaTCAtgcgggcggcgtgcccgaCTACTCTGCGCTGCTCCAGCTCACGCCCGGCGGGCAGGAGAGTGCGTGGACGAcgtggcgcgtgcgtctcAAGCAGCTGATGCactcgcgcaccgagcaggtctcgctgcgcctgctggagCGTGCCtgggcgccgctcgtggcggctgcgcgcgcgagcggcgctctGGACGACCCCCACTTTCCGCACATGACGTcgctcgatctcggcgcgcacgttGCGTacctgcgcgcgcacctcgacaagggcgcggtgcttgcggcgcacgcggacgcggcgaaGCACGTCACactgccgctgcgcctcggcgacgaggcggcgctgtggGTGCCGCTCGTGCCCCGCACCTCGCTTGCGCTCCCCAGCGAGAACATGCCGATGGTGCACCGCttgcaggcgcagcgtgtgcGGCCTCTGAGCTGGGCGACCTTTTCCAGCAccgagcacgcgccggacggcggcggctgtgcgcgtgcggcggtgcgcatgctggtgcacgccgacgctggcgcggtgcagcacctcgcggcgacgctcggcgagcaggcggtcgacgcggcgatcgcgcagctggtcgcggagcgcgtcgtgcgtgtcgccggcgagcgcaacgGGCGTGTGCAGCTCGTCTTTACCGAAGAGTGcatgcgcgcgctgcaggagccGTACCTGctcgcgacgatgcgcgacgcgcaacacgccgcgcgccgcctctttgaggcgggccgtgcgacggcgcaccccgcggcgaccgacgGGGAGACCGCGGCGTGGATCAGTCTGAtggacgccggcgcggtgcgtgcgacgctcgatatggcgccgctgcacgagctgcgcaagcggaCGCAGCTCAATGCGCgtacgctcgacgacgtcgagACCGAGTGTGCGGTGCAtctcgcggccgcgggcgaGATGCGCGTCCACGCCGAGGTGTCGCCCGTGCCGTggcccgcgccgtgcgggTCGTTTGCGTGTGCGGACGACCcccgcggcgtgcctgtCGCGAGGCtcgcgcccgacgagctcgccgctgccgacggcgcgctggcggcgggcgccgcgtacgccgTGGGCTACGACGCCCCCCGGAttgtcgcggcggcgcacctgtCCGCGTGGACActgcccggcgccgacggccgctTTTTGCCGTGTGCGTGGCGCGACATGgacggtgcgctgcgccacgaTGTGTGggcgcagcgtgtgcagctcgtccagaGCTGGGTCACGTCGCGCCCCGGCCTCTCGCTggcgcaccttgcgctgcagctgcgccccgccgtcgaccgcctcgagctgctggagctGGTGCGTGGGCTGCAGCATGCCGGTgtcgtgcgcgtgcgcgccccGCACCCCCTTGGCCTTgcgcccgacgaggcgacggcgctggacgtcggcgcgtgTGCGTGGTTTGCCGTAGTGTAA
- a CDS encoding RNA uridylyltransferase (COG:D; EggNog:ENOG503Q321; TransMembrane:1 (i253-273o)) encodes MSEPRRADSAQGSVPPSQRSTDSVPAGSVFGAYPGRESAEGPALPPGARVGSAGTSTVRGMHLRGRSYAGPGGGPQTYERHTADVTRAMVEFLTPMLPTEEEYRIKEATRRQLERLAERVSPGARLLAFGSMANGFALRKSDMDLCCLLQHDAEHEQKSPSELVEILGELIRQETDFHVLPLPKARIPIIKISRPASGEVPYDIACDIGFDNQLALENTRLLLSYAMVDPPRLRSLVLFLKVWTKRRKLNSPFTGTLSSYGFTLLALFFLIHVKRPQVLPNLQRIPAGRPLRPDEVELEGHNIYFYDDIETLRKEWSSDCHETIGELLLDFFRYFSRDFHYAKDAISLHTEAGLVSKESRGWSGEHLCIEDPFQHGYNVSRTVTKDGLYTIRGEFMRAGRLLANRSARAPQLLAELCEEREDGLTRAPDFHGKRNEGARSLGRAPNAFRERHEPFRGAAMDDMARSLGSQVYPPAMLAPLAHTHNLTAPGDAPLGYIPAPYAVPLVPGTHATLPYTSDRPSGGRSLSDTPSYPSTPSKNAPDTAPAPTYPTAHPAPSARSAPPEEVEGELFSMSPDA; translated from the exons ATGAGCGAGCCGAGGCGTGCGGACAGCGCGCAAGGGAGTGTGCCGCCGTCGCAGCGGAGCACCGATAGCGTGCCTGCCGGAAGCGT GTTTGGCGCGTACCCCGGGCGCGAGAGCGCCGAGGGccccgcgctgccgcctgGGGCGCGTGTGGGCAGTGCAGGCACGTCCACCGTGCGCGGGATGCACCTGCGCGGGCGGTCGTATGCCGGCCCTGGCGGCGGCCCGCAGACGTACGAGCGGCACACGGCCGACGTGACGCGGGCCATGGTCGAGTTCCTCACGCCGATGCTTCCGACCGAGGAAGAGTACCGGATCAAGgaggcgacgcggcggcagctcgagcgccttgcggaGCGTGTGAGCCCCGGTGCGCGTCTCTTGGCCTTTGGCAGCATGGCCAACGGCTTTGCGTTGCGGAAATCAG ACATGGACCTGTGCtgcctgctgcagcacgacgcAGAGCACGAGCAAAAGAGCCCGTCAGAGCTGGTAGAGATCCTGGGCGAGCTGATCCGCCAAGAGACCGACTTCCACGTCCTCCCCCTGCCGAAAGCGCGCATCCCCATTATCAAAATCAGCCGgccggcctcgggcgaggTGCCGTACGACATTGCGTGCGATATCGGCTTTGACAACCAGCTGGCGCTGGAGAATACACGTCTCCTGCTCTCGTACGCGATGGTCGacccgccgcgcctccGCAGTTTGGTCCTCTTTCTGAAGGTGTGGACCAAGCGGCGGAAACTCAACTCACCCTTCACCGGGACGCTCTCGTCCTACGGCTTTACGCTGCTCGCCCTCTTTTTCCTGATACACGTCAAACGCCCCCAGGTCCTGCCAAACCTGCAGCGGATCCCCGCTGGGCGCCCGCTGCGCCcggacgaggtcgagctcgaggggCACAACATCTACTTTTACGACGAcatcgagacgctgcgaAAAGAGTGGTCGTCCGACTGCCACGAGACCatcggcgagctcctcctGGACTTTTTCCGGTACTTTTCGCGCGACTTTCACTACGCCAAAGACGCCATCTCGCTGCACACCGAGGCGGGCCTCGTCTCGAAAGAGTCGCGGGGGTGGAGCGGCGAGCACCTCTGCATCGAGGACCCGTTCCAGCACGGGTACAATGTCTCGCGCACGGTCACCAAGGATGGCCTGTACACGATCCGCGGCGAGTTTatgcgcgccgggcgcctgctcgcgaACCGctccgcgcgcgcgccgcagcttcTCGCAGAGCTgtgcgaggagcgcgaagACGGGCTTACACGCGCGCCCGACTTTCACGGCAAGCGCAACGaaggcgcacgctcgctgggccgtgcgccaaaCGCAttccgcgagcggcacgagccgttccgcggcgcggcaaTGGACGACATGGCTCGCAGCCTCGGCAGCCAGGTGTATCCCCCGGCAATGCTCGCGCCCCTCGCGCATACACACAACCTcacggcgccgggcgacgcgccgctcggctaCATTCccgcgccgtacgccgtgccgctcgtcCCGGGCACGCACGCCACGCTGCCGTACACGAGCGACCGCCCAAGCGGCGGGCGCTCACTCTCGGACACTCCGTCCTACCCCTCGACGCCGTCCAAGAACGCGCCGGACACGGCCCCGGCGCCCACATACCCCACGGCCCACCccgcgcccagcgcgcgctccgcgccgccggaggAAGTGGAGGGCGAACTGTTTAGCATGTCGCCCGACGCCTGA
- a CDS encoding uncharacterized protein (EggNog:ENOG503P469), translating to MSSNDARRNFGRFVRRWNDARLRDAYYAGTVEAPRTRHRWFSGRGSMSPPRKPAAERKSASPPRTTANRRSASPPRKTAGDRQYEREQAHDAAQRAAKAERRVARRETKEWIEEQAPRATGRDALHEKRREKAASHRAMAERHQLDDDVADGMSTDALLGTGNSFQDALAERDRAEGRRSTRSQERQADLERGRDDGHAPLGTSYP from the exons ATGTCCAGTAATGATGCGCGGCGGAACTTTGGCCGGTTTGTGCGCCGCTGGAAcgacgcgcggctgcgcgacgcgtactATGCCGGGaccgtcgaggcgccgcgcacacGGCACCGCTGGTTTTCCGGGCGGGGCAGCATGTCGCCGCCCCGCAagccggcggccgagcggaagagtgcgtcgccgccccgcACAACGGCCAACcggcggagcgcatcgccgcccCGCAAGACGGCGGGCGACCGGCagtacgagcgcgagcaggcgcacgacgccgcgcagcgcgccgccaaggccgagcggcgtgtggcgcggcgcgagacAAAAGAGTGgatcgaggagcaggcgccCCGTGCGaccgggcgcgacgcgctgcacgaaAAGCGGCGCGAAAAGGCGGCGTCGCACCGCGCgatggccgagcgccaccagctcgacgacgatgtCGCGGACGGCATGTCGACTGACGCActgctcggcaccggcaaCTCGTTCCAGGACGC ACTCGCTGAGCGCGACCGTGCCGAAggacggcgctcgacgcggtccCAGGAGCGACAGGCCGACC tcgAAAGAGGACGCGACGATGGCCATGCTCCGCTCGGTACGTCCTACCCCTAA
- the PAN3 gene encoding PAB-dependent poly(A)-specific ribonuclease subunit 3 (EggNog:ENOG503NWS9; BUSCO:EOG09261Q5L; COG:A) — MSAPEWRPSAAVPITAPGASRADDAKKGTSLSNVLSSTNAKLATISFQPRGAAGAESAAPAPAQLRANLAEAPVFVPRGAATPQAASPTKGYDEFVPPTYDPSYDPAYVPFEPSAYEAPREDETRVRHPLQYHLYAPPFPHVSNFHPSHLAAMTFFMDGAMQETLQRKHEALYATRGPSELGAEPLPDTLHVYHSLVPLEAGGSTPPASLLDPRFDGAKHGLTGASGDPSRVFGYRSHLYKATCVLDGKCYVLRRIEGFRLQHEAAITAVERWRKIRNPSIVAVREAFTTRAFGDASIVFVYDFHPLATTLYMEHMTVKPLQPDRRGRLQPASMHVPERVLWSYLCQLGALLRVIHTAGLAARCIEPSKVLRTAQNRVRLNGCAVFDVLMYQAHPPPDALLQQQREDLVALGRLMLCIACNNVAAAQNADTSLETLRKGYSAELHGLVRRLLETHDTDERLSAETLITALAPHLADDLGAGLNHADMQEAALLRELENARLVRLLCKLNMVNERPEYERDGQWKETGDRYVLKLFRDLVFHAVDEQGHPVVDLSHVLMHLNKLDAGIDERIMLTSRDELSCLVVSYAEIKKYIEAAYAELVRS, encoded by the coding sequence ATGTCTGCGCCGGAATGGCGaccgtcggcggcggtgccgatcactgcgcccggcgcgtcgcgcgcggacGACGCCAAGAAAGGCACGTCGCTCTCGAACGTTTTGTCGAGTACGAACGCGAAACTCGCCACGATTTCGTTCcagccgcgcggcgcggcgggtgcggagagcgccgcgccggcgccagcgcagcTGCGAGCgaacctcgccgaggcgcccgtGTTTGTGCCCCGCggtgcggcgacgccgcaggCCGCGTCACCGACGAAAGGGTACGACGAATTTGTACCGCCGACGTACGATCCCTCGTACGATCCCGCCTATGTGCCGTTTGAGCCGAGCGcgtacgaggcgccgcgcgaggacgagacgcgcgtgcgccatCCGCTGCAGTACCACCtgtacgcgccgccgttCCCGCATGTGAGCAACTTTCACCCGTCGCACCTCGCGGCCATGACCTTTTTTATGGACGGCGCGATGCAAGagacgctgcagcgcaagcacgaggcgctgtacgcgacgcgcggcccgtccgagctcggcgcggagcCGCTGCCGGATACGCTGCACGTCTACCATtcgctcgtgccgctcgaggcgggggggagcacgccgcccgcctcgctgcTCGATCCCCGCTTCGACGGGGCGAAGCACGGCCTgaccggcgcgagcggcgaccCGAGCCGCGTGTTTGGCTACCGCAGCCACCTGTACAaggcgacgtgcgtgcTGGATGGCAAATGCTacgtgctgcggcgcattgAAGGATTCCGGCTGCagcacgaggcggcgatcaccgccgtcgagcgctggCGCAAGATCCGGAATCCGTCGAtcgtcgcggtgcgcgaggcgtttACGACGCGCGCATTCGGCGATGCGTCGATCGTGTTTGTGTACGACTTCCACCCGCTCGCAACGACACTCTACATGGAACACATGACCGTCAAGCCGCTGCAGCCCGACCGCCGGGGGCGGCTGCAGCCGGCGTCGATGCACGTCcccgagcgcgtgctctGGAGCTACCTGTgccagctcggcgcgctcttgCGCGTGATCCATACGGCGGGCCTCGCGGCACGGTGCATCGAGCCGAGCaaggtgctgcgcaccgcgcagAACCGCGTCCGGCTGAACGGGTGTGCGGTGTTTGACGTGCTGATGTACCAGGCGCACCCGCCGCCGGACGCActcctgcagcagcagcgcgaggacctcgtcgcgctgggcCGCCTCATGCTGTGCATCGCATGCAACAatgtcgccgcggcgcagaacGCAGACACGagcctcgagacgctgcgcaagggcTACTCGGCGGagctgcacggcctcgtacggcgcctcctcgagacGCACGACACGGACGAGCGCCTAAGCGCAGAGACACTCatcacggcgctcgcgccgcacctcgccgacgacctcggcgcaggGCTCAACCACGCAGACATGCAAGAGGCGGCACtcttgcgcgagctcgagaacgcgcgcctcgtgcgccttcTGTGCAAGCTCAACATGGTCAACGAGCGGCCCGagtacgagcgcgacgggcAGTGGAAGGAGACGGGCGACCGCTACGTCCTGAAACTCTTCCGCGACCTCGTCTTTCACGCAGTGGACGAGCAGGGGCACCCGGTCGTGGACCTGAGCCACGTCCTGATGCACCTCAACAAGCTCGATGCTGGCATCGACGAGCGGATCATGctcacgtcgcgcgacgaaCTGAGCTGCCTGGTCGTGTCCTATGCGGAAATTAAGAAATACATCGAGGCGGCCTATGCAGAGCTCGTACGTAGCTAG